From Cygnus atratus isolate AKBS03 ecotype Queensland, Australia chromosome 1, CAtr_DNAZoo_HiC_assembly, whole genome shotgun sequence, the proteins below share one genomic window:
- the SPX gene encoding spexin: MTSLCIEAEIATEHEEVGQQDREKGETGNTLTFRFEVEKIYRPETLFLCLVVLRCAQGLRKLTASSVALFLAVSFISFSWSAPQAHFQRRNWTPQAMLYLKGSQGRRFISDESQQKDLYDRMQLETRSQNANPLSRSEAAALFLSSLQKAQEPVEEENGDHPGYLTDNLSNW; encoded by the exons ATCACTGTGTATTGAAGCTGAAATAGCCACAGAGCATGAGGAGGTTGGGCAGCAAGacagggagaaaggagagacTGGAAATACTCTCACATTTAGATTTGAAGTTGAGAAGATCTACAGACCTGAAACCCTTTTCTTGTGTCTTGTGGTTCTTCGCTGTGCACAGGGACTCCGTAAACTGACAGCATCTTCAGTGGCACTGTTCCTTGCAGTGTCCTTCATATCTTTCTCCTGGAGTGCTCCTCAG GCTCATTTCCAAAGGAGAAACTGGACTCCCCAGGCTATGCTGTATTTGAAGGGTTCAC AGGGACGGCGATTCATCTCAGATGAAAGCCAGCAAAAGGATCTGTATGACAGAATGCAGCTTG AAACACGCAGCCAAAACGCAAATCCTTTATCTCGTTCTGAAGCTGCAGCACTGTTCCTTAGTTCCTTACAGAAAGCCCAAGAACCAG ttgaagaagaaaatggtgaTCACCCTGGCTACTTGACGGATAATTTATCAAATtggtga